The DNA sequence ATAATCAATTCCAGGCCTTTGAGAAAACCCCTGTGCTACAAGTCGGGCTttatatctcataatttcattcttttcatttcattttcttatgaatacccatttattCCCAACAGGGTTCACACCGATTAGTGTTTGGACAATAGGTCCAAATACTTCTCTTTTACGTAATGAATTTAATTCTGTTTGGATTGTgtctttccattttggccagtcttttcttcgacgacattcatccacactttgtggttcaggatcagaatttatgtcTACATCCAATGCTGCGGAATACATAAATACATCATCGATTATGGCTTTACTTCGatcccataatttcatatcatgcacataatttattgaaatttcgTGATTGTTTAACCCCGTATCTTCAGGGACTGGAATCTCTTCAGGAGATAATACCACTTCAGGGGTATTTGCTTCTTCTGGAGAATGTGCCACTTCAGGggcaattttctttatttttctttttcttggtGCAACATCTTTTGCACCGACCGGTCTACCACGCTTCAGGCGTGGCTTTGATTCTGTAACCAATTCTTTTGTATCTGATTTTTGAATTGGTATATCTATTCTAGATGAAGTATTTACTGCAGGTATATGAGATTTAGTTATATTTCTAGAATCGTTAAATGCGTCAGGCATTTGGTTTGCgatattttgcatatgaataattcttttaacttcaagttcgcattgaccggtacgtggatctagaaaatataatcctgatgcattccatgttatgtcaggattaactttatttgaatgtttatctccccctaagGGAGGAAACATAGACTCGTCAAAATGACAATCTGCATATCTTGCGGTAAATAAGTCTCCGGTTAGAGGCTCcagatatctaattatagatgTGAAATCAAAACCAACGTAGATACACACTCTTCTTTGAGCTCCCATCTTCGATCTTTGTGGTGGAGCAATCGGTACATATACAGCACTTCCGAAAATtttgaagtgagaaatattagggacttgaccaagtaccagttgtagcggagaatgttggttgtaggaagttggtctaatcctaataatattagcagcatgaagtattgcgtgaccccaaatagatgtaggtaattttgctttcaacaacagcggtcttgcaataagttggagtcttttgataaaggactcggctaacccattttgtgtatgtacatgGGGAACTGGGTATTCAACTGAAATTCCTACAGACATGCAATAGTCGACAAAAGTTACAGATGTGAATTCGCCGGCATTATCTAAACGAATTGACTTAATGCAATGATCTGGGAATTGAGctcgtaatttgattatttgggcaagtaattttgcaaaagcatcattacgagttgagagaagacaaacatgagaccatctagttgaggcatcgattaataccatgaagtacctaaatgggccagaTGATGGGTGTATAGGTCCACATATGTCGCCTTGGATCCTTTCTAGAAAAGTTGGGTTTTCAAGCTGAACTTTAGTAGTAGATGGTCGAGTAATCAATTTTCCTAAAGAACATGCTGAACATGGAAGGTCATTGTTGGAAAGAATTTTAAAATCTTTAAGAGGATGACCAGTAGAATTCTCTATAATACGACGCATCATAGAGACGTCAGGATGGCCTAATCTTTCATGCCAAAGTGTAAAAGATTTTGGATCTATGAGTTTGGAAGCAATGACATTCTGTGACTCAATAGTTCtaattttcatcatatataatcctgaggaaagtgagtgaaacttttctaagattttcttgttTGTAGAATTAGCGGAAGTAATAAGAAGATATTCTCTATCAGCCTCAGAGGTAGTTTCGATGTGAAAATCATTGAGTCGGATATctttaaaactaagaagatttctagTAGACTTGCTAGAATATAATGCATTTGGAATGTGTATGTGAGTACCATTAGGGAGGATAaaactagcttttccaaaaccttcgattatattagatacgccggaaatcgttccgacttgagcttcggttttggttatttgggtaaaatattttcggttctgtagaatcgtatgagttgtaccacaatcagcaatgcatatatcttcagaatccattctgtatataattaagaaacataatttatttgataagaacaaaacacactacatagttcaaacaaaataaagcacacaatacacactattatagtaattatatgaaactaatcttcagcctcccatatgggagtttcgttaggttcattcagaccattaatgcttattcctccagttgtgattctcgggaaatcatctatgttattgttggcgaaatttgtttctaccattttctcttttgatttttGTGAAGATTGGTATAGCTTAACAAGATGATATGGGGCATGACAATTACGTGTCCAGTGCCCATACATGCCGCACCTATAGCAAATATTTTCAGTTTTTCCTCTTTGTGGTGCCTTTCTTTTACTCCGTGATTCAGATTGCCACTTCCGGTGACCAGAGTTGTTATATGGACGAAAATGCCCATGGCTCCGACCTCGTCCACGGTACCGCCCTTGGCCCCGTCCACCTCTATACCCTTTTCCACGTACATTCTGCTGGAATGACATGTTATTTACTTCAGGTAATGGGGCAGATCCTGTTGGACGAGATTGATGATTCTTAATCACCAATTCATGATTCTGTTCAGCAACGAGGAAAGTTGATAGAAGATCCCCAAACTTAGTAAATTTTCGCTCCCTGTACATCTCTGCTAAGTTGATATTGTTGGGGTGAAAAGTTGATAGTGTTTTATTGATTTTTCTTTTTTCCGTAACTTTCTCACCACACATACTAAGCTTGGAAATTATTTTGAACAAAGCAGAGCTATATGCTCGGACACTCTTAAAATCCTGAAGTCTTAAATTAGCCCAATCATTTTCAGCTGCAGGTAGATAAACTAGTTTCTGGTGATCGAACCTATCCTTtagattttcccataaaataaagGGATCCTCGATTTCTAAGTACTCAGATTTTAAATCTTCATGCATGTGGTGTCGGAGAAAAATTATAGAGGTAAAGTTTTCTTCGGCTGTGGATTTATTTTCTGCCTTTATTGTATCGCTTAATTTCTTTGAACCCAAGTGCAACTTTACATCTTGTacccatgataaataattatcgccagaaatgtccaaggcaacgaacgacaagcttgtaatatttgtcatactaaatctgaattaacatgaaaattattaaattttaattcatcaatgtaaatattacataaaatcctagttaatcgggtgcgttaacaagtacgcaataatcaatgtatatatcattattatcattgatattataaacaaatctatatataaaatgacaaatggattttcacccaccatacggacgtctgcgtatgcaggttatctccgaccaataataaattaaagtggacaatcctgcataagttagttaggggcaaaaaaaaaattattatccgATTAAATatgcaatttataaattaaaGTTCCCACTATAATTCGGTATTACCCAAAATTAGATGGTaccgtaaaataattttaataggcggtgctccggccatatatatttaaattattagtagagggtgtaaccacgtctactctggttatatatatttgaattatatgtagagggtgtaaccacgtctactcatatatatgtatatttaaattaaaattatactTTCTCAGTTTCGGCAGGGcttcgtgctgataacgtgtcGTAATATACTAGCTTTAATTTTAGAAGGGGCTACTAAATCTGAGAGGGAAAGAATGATAATCGGAGGGAGATAGATAGCATATTTTTAAGATGCTTGATGCAAATTTTCATTAACCAAGGCCATGTATTTATAGCAAAGTTAAAGAACAAAAACATTAAatgcattatcaaaatttctactCCTAAAACTAGCTTTACTCTTTTACCATTGACTTAAAAATTACAATCAATTATAACAAGTCTGTCGTTTTTTATTACTTTTTTTAACAACACAAGTTTGGATTAACTTCTTAGATTTCAGTATAGTAGTAATATCCGTACTCCGTAGCATATGCACGAGTAAGGGTGTATGCGGTACGGTTTTATTTGATTCGATTGAAGAATAAAATTAAATCAaactaatttatatttttttttataatattttcatcTACAACAGTTGATTGCGGTTGATTTTACGGTTCAACCATTCAAATAGTTAAAAAAAACAATTTTACATatgtaaaattattaaaatttacaAAAGAAATTTAATAAGTCTAAAAGTTCAACAAActtaaatgaaaaataaattCAATAGTCCAGTTACATATTACGAAGGAAAAACTAATCTTGAAATATAAAAGTTAATACAAAACTTTCGTAACTTTATTTTTATTGGGCTCAGTTTAAATTTCAATATTTGAGTAattttatttatatgtatatttcagatatttttttaaaatatattaataatataatatgATGTTGCGGTTGAATTTTCGCGGTTTTTAAAATAATGAATCATCAATCAAACCGTAAATTAACAGTTATCTAATATTACATCTATAATTACCCGCGTTTTATGATAATCCGTAATATGCGGATCGTCTACTGATAATTTTTACGATTGAGCGGATTGAAGGTTCAATCCCAATAATAAATTACTATTTATCaggttaataattaattgataaACTTTTCTCAATTAAAAAAGAGACCAAAGATATGGTAAATTACCAAATTAAAGTTGCATATATAAGAAACCAATTTTTCACTCTCACTTTACACCGTCACCAAAAAATAGCGAGTTTCTAATTCTAAACCTACCGTTTCGAGATTTTCTACCTCAAATTATATACTTTTTGTCCCATTCAATTTTTATCATTTATTAGCTTAAATTgcgtgcgatgcacggattcctattaaaatttaaaatttttattcatctcgatatattataattttaaaatatttatataaatatataataattataaatttataataaaaataataagaTAACCTGTTGTCGTAGTTTAATAGGATAAATATACTATATATAGTAGTTTAaaaatttagtagtttagcggatatataatactatttatttatatttaattaataatatgaTAAGCTTTAATTGTATTTTAGTAGGATAAGTCGAATATTTGTGTATTAGTTCAATAATTTAGTAGTCTAGCgaatatataacactatttatctatttttttaataaccaaaattagggaataaccgttgaaccaaattataactcattccgattattatagtatagtatagatatattTTACTGTTTGACACCCATTTCAAAATATATATAAGATAAGAGAAATATTAgatatttatttgttttaaaattctcaaaaacTGATGTTCCGCACAGTAGATAACTTTTTAAAACATATTATGGAACCTGTGTATATAACCCGCAAATCAAAATATGTCATGTGTTAGTCAcgttattttataaatatttgtgAAATTTTTTGGGAACATAACACTACTCATCAAATAACTCTACAACTTAATTAATTTTTTCCATTTTTTCATTTCATTAAAATTAAgcattaatattttattaaaaagagttaaaatatttattaaactATATTATAGAAATCTTAAAATAAAATGCCTATAAATCAGAGGGAGGGAGTATAAAAAGTTCAGTGTTGATTGGTTAGACAAGCGAAGAGAAAAGGCTGACCACACATGAACCTACAACCCATACAAAACTTGTCCCTACAAAGACCAAATCTTCATCCTCACACGCAATCCAACCACCCACACCCATGTGCCTAAAGCCATTTGGTTGGAGTTATTGAGCAGCTCGGAAATTGTGAATTACGAGGTTCTTTAGCAATTCGAACTTTGAAGAAAGTTGTCCATTTAAACGAGGCGGCAGGAGTATATTTAGTAGGGGTGGAGGGATAACCGCTCAACCGCATTCAACCGCTCAACCGCATCATATTTTGTGGATAATCACGAAACGCAGGTTGATTgtgaatttaaattttaaaaaccgctcattCGCTGTTTGGATGCgattttaaatttttgaaaatcgtAAAAATCTCAACTGCAATCGTAACTCGCAACATATGTTTAtagtaaaatatattttaaaaaatatagttgatatcatataaattaataagtatacacatttatTAACTAATGTTAGATTAATGTTAAGATTTCGTTCATAAGATTCACAATCATTATATGATATATAATCAAAATAAATAGAAAATGTAATTAacatataattttatttttatccgtttcttttttcttttttttcacctccatatttttgtatgtttttaatataCTTACTCCACACGGAGcattagtttgtattttatttttgaatgtaaatttatcacgtaacttaaactggaatttattaatattccgaaATTATTTCTttacaaattattaattattttaaaataagtagctgaaccgcaaaccgatccgcaataaccgcaaattcgcaaccacaattgacgcggttaaccgcaaccgcagataataattttctaaaatcGCTCTTCATGATTTGGTTCAAATTTTATCCCAAAATCGATCTGATCCGGAAACCCTACGggttcacgtaatagcctgcaaaccacatgaaccaaggtaaaccacatttaagcgacgggctctgactcaggaggcataatcataaattctcctttGGTGAGATTCGAACCTTGACTAAGAGGTTAGTTTttctctctttaaccaactgagccaactcTTGCGGGCGCTACTTGTATTTTGTAACCACTATTCTgaaaaaaatcatttaatcagTTAGTTCTCGATTAATTTTTATAAGATATCCAAACGATTCAATTTTGAAATTCGAATAATTCTTACAAATTTTTTTATTagagtatatataattatttattaaaattttaaaactatattcatttaaatatgaataattatagaaattatgatataataaatatatatttgttaataaataactaatacaatcataataatatattaattataatttattattataatacatCCGATTTTTATTCCGATTAATTATTCTGATTAATCCCGGATTTTTAATTAATCCTAAATTGGTATCTCGACCGATCTTCTCCGATTTCATATTTTTTACAACAATGACTCTAACATAGTTAATCGGATTGTGAAATACTCAAGTTTATTTCTTTTAATGAAATAATGTCATATTCTAAAAAGGTTTGCAAATATGTACTTTTaatgttaaaaatatattataaatttttctataaaaaatagttttttaaaatttggaaacGTCTTCAAATTAGATTTGTATatagtaaaatatataaaaagaggGTCAACCTCGAAAGTATGGTTGCGCCCATCACAGAACCGGTCGCCCGTTGTAGCAAGGGTAATTTTATTCTATGCCAGGCCCCAGGGTTAACTTGCTTTACCTCAAATTTGTAAGCTCTATGACTTGCTTACCAAAGTTTCGCCCTCTATATTCTGTAAAGAAAGAGAGATACCGTGTAACAAGAAGCACCTGACAACTTTAAATTCAACTCAATTTACTTAAGCAAGTCTGACTTGATTGATAATATACGGACCAGTGAACTATTTTTTTTTTTCTGGTATAACTTATAATCTGATAATAACTACATAAATTCTTAGCACAATCAAAAATAGAGCAGGAAAATAACAGATGATTTTTGGCTCTGTGATGCTTGAGTTATGTCATGATATGTAATCACTTGAACAAATGTGAAATTCAAATTGGACCAAAAGATTTAGGACTCAACTCCCCTGGTTTATTAATCTGAAACAATTCAATCTTTTTTTGGAAGCCCATGTGCTAACGTGACAAAATTTTTGTTTTTTGTTTACAGCATCTAATCTACTTTTGTTTCAAAGTTAATATGATGTGATCCTACTACTTGTCCCAGTACATGAACCAAAGGTCAGTTTTAGTGTGTGAGGTCCAGTTCATGCATTATTCCATTGTTTAAAATTGTATCTACATacaaattttgatttattagattTGATAAAAGTCATGGAACTATCCCTAAAGCACAAACATATGTGCATCACAGGAGTAATTTAGTAAATAGCCCTCACAAACAGTGAGCTGCgtatataatataatatgatTTTGTAAATGTTGACAACAACATGATTCGGGGGAGGGATCTATGACGAGTAATTGTAGGATACTAGAGGAATCAAACATACACTGCAGGAATTATAAATACAGTGAGACAACAAGTATCAGATTAGAATAGAATGGTGTCACAAAGCCATAGTCCACATTGACCATTTCAACAGATCAAACTAAGCGTCGCGATCTCTCTTGCACTCAGGAGCCATCGTAGGAAACCTTTTTCGATCTGTACAGTAATTGTAGATTGTAAATCTCTCGCGAACCCATTTAAGACGACGATACTGATAAGCATCAAGATCTTGAAATGCCTTTTGATCCCACCAACGCTGTCCTTGAGTGGCACAGAACTTGGCATTCACTGACGACTCGCATCCGTCAATGTGGAAGCCCTTGTAGGCAGCTATGAAGGGTGCCTTGGACCAGTCCGTCTTCTCCAATCCTCCCCTTGTTGCCCAATCGTCGGCATTCCATAAGCTTGAGTACAATTTCATTGGTTGATCAAATGGAAACTTAACTCCCAAATCTTTGCTGTTTTTGAACACTCTGATTGGAATGTCATCAACCAAGAACCTATAACAAGATCACAAATTTCATTACTCAACTCATACTTCATCCATTTAACATTACATCAGAAACATCACAATTTACCTAAataaatacatattttatttgttgaaatttataaaatcacCATGCTATCTTTTTCCAGCTACTGTCGAAATTATAAACATTATAAACAATGGCGAGGTTGTCCAATTTTCAGTAGTCGCATCCTATCATTAATGCACATCGCCACTGCTGAAATGAACTCAAATTTTGATTCTCATCTCACACTTTCTTATctttttatttaatttgaaatTATCATGATGATCTGGAGTAGAAAAAGTCGATATTTGAGTGTGACCAAACTGAGGGAACCAAAGAAAACAAAGTTTAAAATGGACTAAAAAGTTGATTGCCAAATCTAAAGTGGCATCCGAGATTCTACGTCTTCTACTAAATTTGACGACAATGACAAACAGCTATTGACTCACAAAACATACATAACATGGGAAAATTGCACTTTCTTGATCATGTGTAAATACATCTAACAAAAGGGTGTATGTGTCTACCAACTAAAGCAGACGTTGATATCTGTAGTCTCTACGTGTGATTGAGAGTAAATGGTGGAAATCAACAGCTTAAATATTCTCATTTTCGATTATTCACTACATACCAATTAACAATACATCTGCACATATAGAGGCACGCACATGTACACATGGGGACATGATTTGAAAACAATAATGTAGTATATATTTTACAATCTTCTACCATAAACAAGAGCAGTAAAATCATGTGATAAGATCCTTTTGGAAACATCAAATTTTCATGTACTCTTTTATATATTGAATACATGGATATATTAAAGTATTATGTACACATAAAGCAACACAAACATAGTAAACTTGTGTTATATATTAATGGAAGCACTAACAGATGTTATAATTTTCTTCCTGAGAATATAAGAAGACCAACATACATAAACTATAATATAAAACATGATGATAATTTCTAAAATATAAAGGGGGCTTACACAATCTGGTACAGATTCCACAAAATAGAGTAGGAGTGGAAGTCTTTGGTGGGGTCAAACCAGAGGAAAATCCTTTGCTCACGGTTACCCTTTCCACCGGTGAACACATTAGTCTGTAGTATATATGGCTGTCCTGATCTATTTCCCAAGAACTCGAAGTCTATCTCATCATGCTCTGAGTTTTGCGATGATAGCTGCCCAAACAACAGGTCATGTTTTTAACAAAAAATTTAAACTAAACTCGTTTCGATTTCAACATTAATTTTACTACTCTAACACAATGTCACCAAGTTCATTCCATCATCCATTGTGTATCAAATGAAAATGACCTGACATAGATGGTTCATTAACTAACAGTTTGTCTTGTTGGTGCTTGTTTAAATGCAAACTAAATAAATAGTTTTGCCACAAACTCTAGTTATTATCGAAACCGTTAAGATTTAATAGTAAGATGATATTTTTCCCGTTTTTGGTAATTTGTACTACGATAAATCTTTTATATATAGTGATTACTGGGTATGCAGCCTAACAAGAAGTTGAAGATTTTTGGTCCGGGATGTTTTTTATATTCATTTTTGTAGTTATGCAACCTCCTTCCCCCAAATCCTGGTTCCACTACTATATGTGCTTACAAATATTTGTGTATCAACGAGAGGCATAAGTAAAACATACATAAAAGGCGGTGACAGTGCCAGCAGAATCTCCGGGAACCATCCTTATATTCATACTGAAATGCCCGAACAGATAAGACCCCTTGGACTGAAATCCAGTACCTGACaagaaaaattatgaaaaaatgaatttagaaaaaaaataatatgAAAAATGACACTAAACAACAAAATAACAGAACTAAAGTAGTGTCATAAAAGGAAACTAACCAGTGTACTTGTCAAGAAGCAGCTGAATCTCATTACCACCATTGAAGTACTTAATGTGATCAAAAGCCCAAGTAGGAACATAGTTTCTGCCAAATGGTACATTCACTGGTTTTTTTGGAGCTGCACCCATTGCCATTCCACTAGCCATTACTAAAACAAGCACAAACATGCTCACATAACTAAACCTCATTGTAACTCTCTTGTTTTTTGTGTGTGTATAGGTTGAAAATGAATAGGTAAAGAGAGAGTTGGAGATGAGAAGAGAAGCTAACTCTAGTTGAGCTTTTTATAGCAACTGCTGCACTGCTCTACTTCTGCACCAACGAGGTGTCTTCCGGGTCGGGTGAGAAATGTATTATTAAGGCTTTTATTATTGACTGTACCATTCTGAGCTGCTCATGGGTTGGACTGTTTTGGACTCCGCTGGACTGATGGGCCCATGTTTATTTGTGGAGTGAATGACTTTTTTTAACTACTAGACAAGAGTGATATTTCGGTTTATCCGAGCATGTGCCTCCAAAAATGGGTTAAGGCATTGTTATCGAAATCAGAGGATTTCTCGAATTTCATccataaattataaatatttggTTCGATAAAATTATCTGTCTGAATTTAAGATATTAATCATTACTTATTAATATCTAGTCATTTCTTTTGGTATAAGTAAAATACTTGTTAAGAAATTTTAATCACATAATACTGATAATGAAAACGAAATgaatattttatgaaatttatgATAGGAATAACAATATGACAATAAAATTTTATATACTAATGATTCAAGTACCGTGCTCTTAATGCCCgcattaaattttattataaaatattagggCTTAATAATTAAAACTGTAATGTGTCGAAGATTGATTATAGAGATTCGCAATACAAGTATAAACATGATTCATCATTCATCAAATCAACCATATCGATTCGACCATCAATCATTGCGATGGAAATAATGTACATGCATTATAGTAATTTATATAGTATCAAGGATAGGACAAGTATTAGATAGTATCCCATTTAGCTCGTCTCGTTGATTTCTATACATGCACTATTTTCATGTATTTcgaaatttttataaaatatagttttataatatttttaatttttttttaataaaagtttaaacatgaaatttttatttagaaaaaaaaaattaaaaaaaatatttgtggaattatactttaaaaaagcattgaaaagcgtgccgaaaaATAATGTATAGAATTCAATGAGACAGAGGGAGTATGTTATACTACCTCCCGTCACATGGGGTTCTATACGTTtactatttgcacgtatttcgagactTCTATAAACTATAATTTTGTAatgttttttttaaattattttttttgaataaaaatttaaatatgaaacttttattcagaaaaaatatatattatagaGTTATGCTTTAAAGAagtattgaaaagcgtgccgaaaagtaatgtatagaattcaatgggacagagggagtactaACTTAGAACCTACACAGTGTTTCAatgatttaataatttaaattaattttaactTGACTGAATATTATATTTTAGGTCagataaatattttattttattttttagcccagataaatattatatatttatttttaactCGATGTCATTTTATCGATCAGTATTATATTTCGATTTTAATTTTGGAATAGGTCGATTTAATAACAAAAAATTTTCAGTTGGATCATTTGtattcattattttattttatctcgAGATTCATTATATTATTATGACAAAATTTCAATATTTAGTTTTTTAATCTTATTCAGTCTGGATGAATAGAATAATTTTGTTTTAGCTGaaatagtatatattattttatctatcgcgagtctggatcaattaaatttttttgttttagccttgataaataatatttattattttgcTTTATTTTAAAAGCATTATACCGAACAacaaattatattttatttttattttcatctagttcaatagtataattttttttggTCTAGACGAATAATATATACTATTTTTTGTCCTAAACCTTTATATCGACCAAATTTTATATGTTATATTGTTGTCCGAAATCTTTAAACTGAtcatgttaggaaatgaataacaaagagaggggggggggtgaatgtgttttactgtttttatgtttttcttgagctttttatggttgaacaaaataaattaaatcttgtagtgaaatgtgttactgcagaaatttaaacatgcaataatcaagaacacagatctttcaaaactcacttaattttatattaaaattaagaatgttttgctacaaaatttctaggctctttgttgataaaaagcttaacttcttcttgagagtgttacaagattttctatctaaattgttaaaactgactaaaggaccagtgttaactttataatttagttaactgc is a window from the Apium graveolens cultivar Ventura chromosome 1, ASM990537v1, whole genome shotgun sequence genome containing:
- the LOC141661592 gene encoding xyloglucan endotransglucosylase protein 34-like translates to MRFSYVSMFVLVLVMASGMAMGAAPKKPVNVPFGRNYVPTWAFDHIKYFNGGNEIQLLLDKYTGTGFQSKGSYLFGHFSMNIRMVPGDSAGTVTAFYLSSQNSEHDEIDFEFLGNRSGQPYILQTNVFTGGKGNREQRIFLWFDPTKDFHSYSILWNLYQIVFLVDDIPIRVFKNSKDLGVKFPFDQPMKLYSSLWNADDWATRGGLEKTDWSKAPFIAAYKGFHIDGCESSVNAKFCATQGQRWWDQKAFQDLDAYQYRRLKWVRERFTIYNYCTDRKRFPTMAPECKRDRDA